From a region of the Candidatus Azobacteroides pseudotrichonymphae genomovar. CFP2 genome:
- the rpsE gene encoding 30S ribosomal protein S5 yields the protein MTSNRVRTTSDLELKERLVAVKRVTKVTKGGRTFSFAAIVVVGDENGIVGWGLGKAGEVTAAIAKGVMVAKKNLIRIPIYKGTIPHEQLSKFGGARVLIRPAAHGTGVKAGGAMRAVLESAGITDVLAKSKGSSNSHNMVKATIAALSELRDPAMIAQDRGISVRRVFNG from the coding sequence ATGACTAGTAACAGGGTAAGAACGACTTCAGATTTGGAATTAAAAGAGAGATTAGTTGCAGTTAAGCGTGTAACTAAGGTTACTAAAGGAGGGCGTACATTTAGTTTTGCAGCTATTGTTGTAGTGGGGGATGAAAATGGTATTGTTGGTTGGGGATTGGGGAAAGCAGGTGAAGTAACTGCTGCAATCGCTAAAGGTGTGATGGTAGCAAAGAAGAATTTAATTAGAATACCTATTTATAAAGGCACAATTCCACATGAGCAATTATCTAAGTTCGGTGGTGCTCGGGTATTAATTAGGCCAGCTGCTCATGGTACAGGAGTGAAAGCAGGAGGAGCGATGCGTGCGGTATTGGAAAGTGCTGGAATAACTGATGTTTTAGCAAAGTCTAAGGGTTCATCTAACTCTCATAATATGGTAAAAGCAACTATCGCTGCTTTGAGTGAATTAAGAGATCCGGCTATGATTGCTCAAGATAGAGGTATATCGGTAAGAAGAGTATTCAATGGATAA
- the rplR gene encoding 50S ribosomal protein L18: MTAKGLRRIKIKKRIRKYIFGTAERPRLTVFRSNRQIYSQLIDDSTGNTLVVASSLGITEKVSKKKIAYRTGVLVAQKAKEVGIRSVVFDRNGYLYHGRVKELADAAREEGLKF, translated from the coding sequence ATGACTGCAAAGGGATTAAGGAGGATTAAAATAAAAAAACGTATTCGTAAGTATATTTTTGGTACTGCTGAACGTCCGCGTTTGACCGTATTTAGAAGCAACAGGCAGATTTATTCGCAGTTGATCGATGATTCAACGGGTAATACTTTAGTAGTTGCGTCATCTCTTGGAATTACAGAAAAAGTTTCTAAGAAAAAAATTGCCTATAGAACAGGAGTATTGGTGGCTCAAAAGGCTAAAGAAGTGGGTATTCGATCGGTAGTTTTTGATAGAAATGGGTATTTGTATCATGGTAGAGTAAAAGAATTGGCAGATGCTGCCCGTGAGGAAGGACTTAAGTTTTAA
- the rplF gene encoding 50S ribosomal protein L6, giving the protein MSRIGILPIVIPERVTVIQKGNAIIVKGPEAELYQEINHPVIRVEIGEDKVMVHRLDNEKKNCALHGLYRSLINNMVIGVSKGYRKELELVGVGYRVTNTGNLLDFALGYSHNIYLQLPPEIKVETKSERNKNSLIILESADKQLLGQVCAKIRSFRRVEPYKGKGIRFVGELIRRKSGKSAGK; this is encoded by the coding sequence ATGTCAAGAATAGGAATACTTCCTATAGTGATACCGGAGAGAGTAACTGTAATACAAAAGGGGAATGCGATCATAGTAAAGGGTCCAGAAGCAGAATTGTATCAAGAGATAAATCATCCGGTCATTAGAGTTGAAATAGGAGAGGATAAGGTAATGGTACATAGGCTAGATAATGAAAAGAAAAATTGTGCTTTGCATGGATTGTATCGTTCTTTAATTAATAACATGGTAATTGGTGTTTCAAAAGGTTATAGAAAAGAGTTGGAACTAGTAGGGGTAGGGTATCGTGTTACAAACACTGGGAATTTGTTAGATTTTGCATTGGGATACTCACATAACATTTATTTGCAATTGCCTCCTGAAATTAAAGTTGAAACTAAAAGTGAACGTAATAAAAACTCGCTCATTATTTTAGAGTCGGCGGACAAGCAATTGCTTGGGCAAGTGTGTGCAAAGATACGTTCTTTTCGTAGAGTAGAGCCTTATAAGGGTAAGGGAATTCGTTTTGTAGGTGAATTAATTCGCAGAAAGTCGGGAAAATCAGCTGGCAAGTAA
- the rpsH gene encoding 30S ribosomal protein S8: MTDPIADYLTRLRNAIKAKHKIVEIPASNLKKEITKILCNKGYIWDYRFIEDKHQGKIKIAMKYSNINKVNAIKVLKRISKPGLRKYTSYRKMSRVLNGLGIAILSTSKGVMTDKEARDLKIGGEVLCYIY, encoded by the coding sequence ATGACAGATCCGATTGCAGATTATCTAACAAGATTGCGGAATGCTATTAAAGCCAAACATAAAATAGTAGAAATTCCTGCGTCAAATTTGAAAAAAGAGATTACGAAAATCCTTTGTAACAAGGGTTACATTTGGGATTATAGATTTATAGAAGATAAGCATCAGGGTAAAATCAAAATTGCTATGAAGTATAGTAATATAAATAAAGTAAATGCAATTAAAGTGTTAAAGCGAATATCTAAACCAGGATTGCGTAAGTATACGAGTTATAGAAAAATGTCTCGTGTATTGAATGGTTTAGGTATAGCTATATTATCTACTTCAAAAGGGGTAATGACAGATAAAGAGGCACGCGATTTGAAAATCGGCGGTGAGGTTTTATGTTATATTTATTGA
- the rpsN gene encoding 30S ribosomal protein S14, protein MAKESMKARELKRARLVAKYVDKRVRLKKEGNYDSLQALPKNASPVRLHNRCRITGRSKGYIRQFGISRIQLREMASMGLVPGVRKASW, encoded by the coding sequence ATGGCTAAAGAATCAATGAAGGCTCGTGAGTTGAAACGGGCAAGATTAGTTGCTAAGTATGTAGATAAGAGAGTTCGATTAAAAAAGGAAGGTAATTATGATTCTTTACAAGCTCTACCTAAAAATGCATCTCCTGTACGTTTGCATAATCGTTGCAGAATTACAGGGCGTTCTAAAGGGTATATTCGTCAATTTGGCATCTCTCGCATTCAATTGAGAGAAATGGCTTCTATGGGATTAGTGCCGGGCGTTAGAAAAGCAAGCTGGTAA
- the rplE gene encoding 50S ribosomal protein L5: MNTDMANLKKEYQERIIPALIKEFNYSSVMQVPVLQKIVVNQGLGDAVVDKKLIDVSIQELTSITGQKAVVTLSKKDISNFKLRRRMPIGVKVTLRRERMYEFLERLMRIALPRIRDFKGIESKFDGGGNCTIGIREQIIFPEINIDNIIKIMGMNITFVTSAKTNMEGYALLREFSLPFRNIKKV, encoded by the coding sequence ATGAATACTGATATGGCTAACTTGAAGAAAGAATATCAAGAAAGAATTATACCGGCTTTAATTAAAGAATTTAATTACTCTTCTGTGATGCAGGTGCCTGTGTTACAGAAAATAGTGGTCAATCAGGGACTAGGAGATGCTGTAGTTGATAAAAAACTTATTGATGTTTCTATTCAAGAATTGACTTCTATTACGGGTCAAAAAGCAGTGGTAACTCTTTCAAAGAAAGATATATCTAACTTTAAACTTCGTAGAAGAATGCCTATTGGAGTGAAGGTTACTTTGCGCCGTGAACGAATGTATGAATTTCTTGAACGTTTGATGCGTATAGCTTTGCCTCGTATTCGTGATTTTAAAGGAATAGAGAGTAAATTTGATGGAGGAGGTAATTGTACGATTGGTATTCGTGAACAAATTATTTTTCCTGAGATAAATATTGATAATATTATTAAAATAATGGGAATGAATATTACATTTGTTACTTCTGCAAAAACAAATATGGAAGGTTATGCTTTGTTGAGGGAATTTAGTTTACCGTTTAGGAATATAAAGAAAGTTTAA
- the rplX gene encoding 50S ribosomal protein L24 — protein MNKLHIKKGDTVYVNAGDYKGKIGCVLKVFLGKQRALVEGVNIISKTIKPSAKNPQGGFEKKEASIHISNLNVLDPKTGKPVRIGRKLGERGMLIRFSKKSGDEIK, from the coding sequence ATGAACAAATTACATATTAAAAAAGGCGATACAGTCTATGTAAATGCTGGTGACTATAAGGGTAAGATAGGGTGTGTATTAAAAGTGTTTCTTGGTAAGCAACGTGCTTTGGTAGAGGGGGTTAATATTATTTCTAAGACTATTAAGCCAAGTGCAAAAAATCCTCAGGGGGGATTTGAGAAGAAAGAAGCTTCTATTCATATTTCAAATTTGAATGTTTTAGATCCTAAAACTGGAAAACCTGTGCGTATTGGTCGTAAATTAGGTGAAAGAGGAATGTTAATTCGTTTTTCTAAAAAGTCAGGGGATGAAATTAAATAA
- the rplN gene encoding 50S ribosomal protein L14 has protein sequence MIQQESRLIVTDNSGAKEVLCIRVLGGTRRRYASVGDIIVVTVKTVVPSSDIKKGIVSKAIIVRVKKEIRREDGSYIRFDDNACVLLNSTGEIRGSRIFGPVARELRTVNMKIVSLAPEVL, from the coding sequence ATGATACAGCAGGAATCTAGACTTATAGTAACTGACAATTCTGGAGCAAAGGAAGTACTTTGTATTCGAGTGTTGGGAGGAACGCGAAGGCGTTATGCTTCTGTGGGAGATATAATTGTTGTAACAGTTAAGACTGTTGTTCCGTCTAGCGATATAAAAAAGGGTATAGTATCTAAAGCGATTATTGTACGTGTAAAAAAGGAAATTCGTCGTGAAGATGGTTCTTATATTCGTTTTGATGACAATGCTTGTGTGCTTTTGAATAGTACGGGGGAGATAAGAGGTAGTCGTATTTTTGGTCCTGTCGCTCGTGAACTTCGTACTGTAAATATGAAAATTGTGTCTTTGGCTCCGGAGGTGTTGTAG
- the rpsQ gene encoding 30S ribosomal protein S17 — MKNRNLRKEKIGVVFSNKMDKSVTVAVKWKEKHPIYGKFINKTKKFHVHDEKSECSVGDIVKIMETRPLSKIKRWRLVKIVSRAK; from the coding sequence ATGAAAAATAGAAATTTAAGGAAAGAGAAGATAGGGGTTGTTTTTAGTAATAAAATGGACAAGTCTGTTACTGTTGCTGTGAAATGGAAGGAGAAACATCCTATATATGGAAAGTTTATAAATAAAACAAAAAAGTTTCATGTTCATGATGAGAAAAGTGAATGTAGTGTTGGTGATATTGTGAAAATTATGGAAACTCGTCCTCTGAGCAAAATCAAAAGATGGAGATTGGTAAAAATAGTTTCAAGAGCTAAGTGA
- the rpmC gene encoding 50S ribosomal protein L29 has protein sequence MKFTEIRDLTTTELRERLKVETKIYEQRKISHSISPLSNSAVITQSRREIARMKTEMRQREINDKINEK, from the coding sequence ATGAAGTTTACAGAAATTAGAGATTTAACTACTACTGAATTAAGGGAGAGATTGAAGGTTGAAACGAAAATATATGAGCAAAGAAAAATTAGTCATAGTATTTCTCCATTAAGTAATTCGGCAGTAATTACTCAGTCACGTAGAGAGATTGCACGTATGAAGACTGAGATGCGTCAAAGAGAAATTAATGACAAGATAAATGAAAAATAG
- the rplP gene encoding 50S ribosomal protein L16 — protein sequence MLQPKKTKFRRSQKGRMKGNAQRGNRLSFGSFGIKTLQAKWITGQQIEAARIAVTRCMQRQGQVWVRIFPDKPITKKPAEVRMGKGKGSPEGFVVPVTPGRILFEVEGVVFDVAKEALRLAAQKLPVTTKFIVRHDYDFNILK from the coding sequence ATGTTACAGCCGAAAAAAACAAAATTTAGGAGATCACAAAAGGGGCGAATGAAAGGTAATGCACAGCGTGGTAATAGGCTATCTTTTGGTTCTTTTGGGATAAAAACATTGCAAGCAAAATGGATTACAGGACAGCAAATAGAGGCTGCGCGTATTGCTGTGACTCGTTGTATGCAGCGTCAAGGTCAAGTATGGGTTAGAATTTTCCCCGATAAACCTATTACTAAAAAGCCAGCTGAAGTGCGTATGGGTAAAGGTAAAGGGTCTCCTGAGGGATTTGTTGTGCCGGTTACACCAGGAAGAATTCTTTTTGAGGTTGAAGGGGTAGTATTTGATGTTGCGAAGGAAGCTTTGAGATTGGCTGCTCAAAAGCTTCCAGTTACGACAAAATTTATTGTAAGACATGATTATGATTTTAATATTTTAAAATAG